GTTCGGGTCGGCCGCGCGTGGATCGAGGTTTCGGCGATGCGGTATCGGCGGAGGTGGTGCGAGGCCGTTCATGAAGTCGCGAATCGCGGGCGGCGCCGGTGCGACGTTGAACGGTTCGGCGCGTGCAGCAGCAGCGGGCACGATCAGGCCCGCGGCGAGCACGGCAGCCGCAGCCAGACCGCGAACGACGAACATGGCGCCCCCCTGGTCCTATGTGCGGTGTCGAAGTTCGGATACAGAATAGACCCGTTGAGGTCACGTGTGTTGCCAGATCGTCTCCGGCTCGGTCGACGAAGAACTGGGCGCGGTCGGCGGAGAACTGGGCGCGGTCGGCGGGACCGCGGTTACGGTCGAAGGATGTTCGAAGTCGAACGAGATCCCGCCGTCGTCGAACTCGGCGTTTTTGTCGAGCAAGAACCGTCGACGGTGTGGCGGGCGTTGACCGAACCGGACCTGATCGCGCAGTGGCTCTCGCCGACGACGGGGTTTGCGCCGCGGGTCGGGACGACCTTCATCGTCGAAGTGCCGACGCCCGACGACTCGGCGGCCGAAATGGCCTGCCAGGTCACCGTCGTCGATCCACCGCGGCGGCTGACCTACAGCTGGAC
This genomic interval from Gordonia sp. X0973 contains the following:
- a CDS encoding SRPBCC domain-containing protein; this translates as MFEVERDPAVVELGVFVEQEPSTVWRALTEPDLIAQWLSPTTGFAPRVGTTFIVEVPTPDDSAAEMACQVTVVDPPRRLTYSWTDLRGDPPQRWLVDWQLSPHGHGTRILMTMSGFDIADRRQKMARNAVERGWDRTVLPALVRVVGETGPDRQVP